The genomic segment GATGGCGGTCACGGCCTTGGCCATCCCCTGGGTGCTGCCCGTCGTGTGGTCGATCCGGGTCCCCGGCGCCTCGGGCGCGAGGCACGAGCGGATGAATACCGGGGTCTGCCGGTCGAAGAGCGGCAGCAAGGCGCGGGGGTGAAGGAATCCTGTGTTAGGATACACGATCTCGCTCGCCTCGCGGAAGCTGAGGTGCGCGAGGGGAAACGCTTCGGGCACGAACCGGGCGTCGGCGGACAATACCCCCGGCGTGTGGGTCCAGAACGTGACGGACACCGCATCCAGGTACCGCGCGAGGAGGGTGGCCGTGAACGCGATGCCGGTCGGCCGGAGCGGCACCCGCTGGCCGTCGGCGTCGGTGGCTTCGCCGGCTTCGACGAGGACGATGGCGTCGTCCGGAACCCCGTCGCAGCAGGCCGCGATGGCTTCGGAGGTTGTGCGCTCGTGCACGCGCCCTTCCTGGAGCCGGACGAGCGCGCCGCCCGCGATGCGATGCAGCGGCCGGCTGCTGAGCCGGTCGATGGCCGGCATGCGTTCCAGCATGGCGCCGGACGCCACAACGAACAGCCGGCCCGGCGCGCCGCACGCCGCGACGCAGCCGGCGGCCGAGGCGGCAAGGCGTTCCTCGGTGACGTCGTCCGGAAAGACGAAGATGCTGGGCGCGGGCATGAAAGGGGCGGGTTGCGTGGCGTCGTTCGGTGCGGTTGGCTAATAACGTACAAATCCGCCGATCTTGCGCCAAAATTTGCACGAAGAAAGGGCTTCCGGATATGGAGGATGGTCAATCATCGATGGTGGATGGATGGGTATGTTGGGTTGGCGAAGCGTAACCCAACGTGCTGAGGCGTAATCCAACGTGCGAACGATACCACATTCTGCAGGACATTGGTCACCGGACATTGGACCTTCATCAACCACCCTCGCTCACCCCCCCACCCCGCACTTCCAGCCCCGTCTCTGTGAGTCTTTCTTGAAGCGCGGGACCCTGAGAACTTTTCCCGGGAAGCCCGCGTTGATAGCGGACTTTGGGCACCGTATATTGCGTGCCCTGTAACACACAGGGATTCCAGGATTTCCTGTGTTGTTCAAGGCGAAACGTTCAAGGTTCAACGAGGCGTTGCCTGAAACCTTGCTCATGGATCCTTGAACCCTTCACGGAATCCGCAGGATGACGTGAGCGCCATACGGGGATATAGCTCAGTTGGTAGAGCGCTTCAATGGCATTGAAGAGGTCAGGGGTTCGACTCCCCTTATCTCCACCCGATACGAAGCCCCGGGCCCTGTCAAGGCAGGACCCGGGGCTTTTTTGTTCAGCCGCCTTGCGCCGCGCAGCATGCGCACGCCGGGCCGGCTGGACGGTGGGTAGCGACCGTCCAGCGAAGGATTATTCTCCCTGCCCGAGCGAGTAGCCGCGTTCGCCGTCGAACGTGTACAGGTGCTCCGTCTTGATCACGTCGAGGCCGGCCTGATGGATTCCGGCGAGCAGGGTGAGCACGGCATCAAAGTCGATCGCGCCCTCCGCGGCCGGCAGGAAGCGGCAGCGCCAGTGATCGGTCCAGAACGTTTCGGGCAGGCCGTCTGGATACACCTTGACACCCCGATTGGTCACCATCTTGAGCCGCCAGCCGTCCGGGGCGGCCGATTCCAGCTTGCGCCCGAGTACGTCAGGATTTCGCCCGTCCTCCGACCAGTCGATGAACACGTCGACGCCGACCAGCGCCTTCTTCGCCGGGCGAGCGGTTGCCGAGGCGAGCGAGATGCCCCCGGACCGATATTTCACCGGGGTCAGGGACCGTGGGCGTTCACCCAGCCGTTCGATAACCGCATCGGCGAAGGCTTCGGTACTCACCTCGCGTTTGCTCAGGCCGGTTCGGAAGATATCGACCGTATGAAGGCCGGCCTCCAGCGTCGCCAGCCAGGCGTTTTTGATGGTCTCGGCTCGCCGGGCCTCGCCGACGTGCACGAGCATCTGGACAGCCCCCAGCAGGAGCCCGGACGGGTTGGCCACGCCCCGACCGGCCAGGTCGGGCGCCGAGCCATGGACCGCCTCAAACATGGCCCCATGCTCGCCCACGTTGGCGGAACCCGCCAATCCTACCGAGCCCGCGACCTGTGCGGCGATATCGGAGAGGATGTCGCCATACAGGTTGAGCGTCACGATGACGTCAAACTGCTCGGGTTGCGCCGCGACACGCGCCGCCCCGATGTCGATGATCTGATGTTCAGACTCGATGTCCGGATAGGCAGCCGCGACTTCCTCAAATACGCGATGAAACAGGCCGTCGGTCAGTTTCATGATATTATCCTTCGTCATGCAGGTCACCTTGCGCCGGCCGTAGGCGCGGGCATATTCGAAGGCATAACGTACGATGCGCTCCGATCCGGGGCGCGTGATCAGCTTCAGAACCTGCGTCACCTCGTTCGTCTGCCGGTGTTCGATCCCCGCATAGAGATCCTCCTCATTCTCGCGAATAATCACGAGGTTCATACCCGGATGTGACGAAGCGACGTAGGGGGCGTACGACTTGGTTGGCCGGACGTTGGCGAAGAGATTCAACGCCTTCCGGATCGTAACATTCAGGCTTTTGTAGCCCCCTCCGGAAGGGGTCGTGATGGGGGCCTTCAGGAAAACCTGGTTTCTTCGAATGATGTCCCAGGCTTCCGGCGCGATCCCGGATGTGTGTCCTTGCTGGTAGAGTTTCTGTCCGATTTCAATGACATCGTAGCGGAGTGGGGCGCCTGCCGCCTCCAGGATACGCAGCGTGGCTTCCATGATCTCCGGGCCGATCCCGTCTCCGTAGGCGATGGTTACCGGGATGGGTGTGGGGTTTTCTGTCGTGCGCTGGGCCGTGGCGTGGGTCTCGATACCGTTCAGTGCGGTAGCATGCATGGGCGTCGTCAGGTTGATTTTAGTGCATAAAAAAAGGTCGACATACGGCACTGACATGCCGAATATCGACCTACTATCCGTGCACCAACTCACAGTGGCGAGTGTGTGCGTGGCGAGTTTGCCTGATTCTCGTTGAGGCTCCGTGGCGCAGTCTTTCAGGTCAAGATCCCTGCCCCGGAACCGGGGAGGTTACGATGCCGCCAATCGGGGTGTTCCCGGAAACGTGTCGTGCGAGACAGGGTGCTGCGCACCCGGAAACGGAGCGCGAGGGAGCCTCGCGGTCGCACGCATGGATGTCACGATGCTGGACAAACGGCGTGGAGCGTCTCCGGAAGACGGGCCCCTGGCGGCTCTTTTTTGCATTTGTAGCGCGCTATGTACGAGTTTTATTGAACACGATCTCTGTTCTACCGCGTCCGTTGACGATCATGCTTGAACCAGCGAAACGACACCTGATCCCGTTTTTGGCGGGACTTCTGCTCTGGGCATCCAACTCTCCCGCCGGCGCCCAGCCAACCGGCTCGTGGGAAGCCGTCGAGACGCAGAACACCCCGGAGCCGCGTTTCGAGAGCGCCTTCGTCGAGGTCGGCGGCCTGATGTACATGATCGGCGGACTCGGCAACCCGCCGGCCTACACGAGCATCTACGACCCCAAAACGAACACCTGGACGCAGGGCGCGAACGTCCCGCTGATCGTCCATCACTTCCAGGCCGTGCCCCATCGTGGTAAGATCTACGTCGCCGGCGCGTGGACGGACATCGACCGGAAGCAGGTCGGCATCTCGCACGTCCTGGTCTACGACCCCGCGACGGATGCGTGGACGCAAGGCCCTGAAATCCCCGCGCACCGCCGTCGCGGCGGCGCCGGCGCCGTGGTGGTAGACGACCACCTGTACCTCGTCGCCGGCAACGTGGGCGGGCACGGCCCGCCGGCCGAGGCGAAAACGTGGCTCGACCGGCTGGATCTGGCGACGGGCGAATGGACCGAACTGCCGGACGCGCCGCACCGCCGCGATCATTTCCAGGCCGCCGTCGTGGACGGCAAGATCTACGCCGCCGCCGGCCGCACGTCGGACGTGGTGGGCTTCATCGACAGCACCGTCGCCGTGGTGGACGTGTACGACATCGCGAGGGGAAGCTGGTCGAGCCTGTACGATGCGCCCATACCAACCGAACGCGCCGGCACGCCCACGGCCGCCGTCGGCAAATACCTCATCGTCGCCGGCGGGGAGGGATTCGGCAAGGCGTGGTCCGAAACCGAGGCCCTCGATACGGAGACCGGGACGTGGCACGCGTTAGATCATCTGAACATCCAGCGCCACGGCACGCAGATGTTTTATTACGACGGTGCGCTCTGGATCGCAGGCGGGTCGTCGGGGCAGGGCGGCACCGGGACGGGCCGGCGGCTCGTCGACCTGGAGGTGTTCCGGTTCAACGAGTGAGTCGCGCCTACTCCACCTTCACGATCGTCTGGACGCGCGCTGCACCGCCGGTCACCAGCCGCACTATGTAGACTCCCGCCGGCACGGCATGCTTCCACACCGCCCGGCGCACGCCGGCCGGCTCTACCCCAGAGGCCGTACACAACAGTTGTTTAATTTGCTTATAGCACCTACGTTCGTTAGCGTTCTTCCGCCTCGATCGTGCCCACGGTATCACACGTTGTGAAAGTGAATTTCCGAAGGATAGAGCCATCGCGGGCCCCTCAACCTAGTTGTACACCAGACTGTGCTATGAGACGAATCAGAACAGTAGTCATTGCCGATATGCGTTTATTGTGGTTTGTTTTCGCCTTTTTATTGTGTGCAGGATCGGTCCAGGCACAAACCGTGAGAGGTGTTGTGACCGATGACATGACAGATCTACCCCTCCCGGGCGTGAACATTATCGTTAAAGGAACGAACATCGGTACAGCTTCTGGCGGGGATGGCGAGTTTCAAATTGCCGCACCTTCACTGAATGATACCCTGTTGTTTTCATTTGTGGGATATCAAACCCTGAGTGTCCCACTAAATGGACGTCAGACGATCGAAGCACGGCTGATTCCTATGGCGATAGAAACCGACGAGTTGGTTGTCGTTGCGTATGGCGTCCAGCGGAAATCGGACATCACTGGTTCTATAGCTTCCGCTACCGCGGAAGACTTCAATCAGGGGGTGGTGGTTAACCCCGGGCAGTTGCTTCAGGGCGTGGTGGCGGGTGTAAACGTGACGAATGCCAGCGGTGAGCCGGGCGCTTCGCAAGACATCATTATTCGAGGTATAGGCAGTTTACGCTCTGGCACTACGCCACTCTATGTACTGGACGGTTTTGTGCTGGACAACTCGTCGATCGGGGTCGCGAATAATCCGCTGAACTTCATCAACCCGGCTGATATCAAAAGCATCGAGGTGCTAAAAGACGCCTCCGCGACGGCTCTTTATGGAGCAAGAGCCGCCAATGGTGTGGTTGTCATCACGACGAAAGAAGGGCAGTCAGGCGATACCAGGATAAACTTGTCCAGCTCTGTGGGCTGGTCGTCCATGACCAATACGATTGATGTATTCAGTGCCTCCGAATTTCGTAGTCGGGTTCAAAATGTTGGTGGGCAGCTTAATGATTTTGGGGCCAATACCGATTGGCAGGATGAACTCACCCAGACGGCATTATCGAGCGACATCAACTTCTCTATGAGTGGTGCTGCAAGCGATCGATTCAATTATTACGCGTCACTCGGTTTGCAGAACCAGGAAGGCATTCTCAAAGAAAGTAACCTTGATCGGTATTCTGCCCGACTCAACATGAGCCAGTCTGCCCTGAACGGGCGGCTTCATGTGGATTATCACATCAATGCCATTCACTCCGGCAATCTCCGGCCAGACAATACGGCTATGGTCGTCGATATGCTGCAGCTGAACCCAACCATCCCGGTATATAGCGACGGGGTTCCTACCCTGCTGGATGAAATATTGAACCCCGTCGTGCGATACGACCTGTACCTTGACGAAAGCCTGAATAATCGCATCGTGGCGAATGTCGCGCCTACGCTGGAAATCGTTGATGGTCTTAGGTATAGGCTCAATTTTGGACGGGACTACTCGGCAACCGATCGAGCCGTTCAGGTATCACCGTATTCCCTGCTCGAGGGATTCGAGACGGGCACTCTTACAGAATTTAACTATAAGAACACGAATACCCTGGTAGAAAATACGCTTACGTATGCGCTCGATTCCAAAGCCCACTCATTAAACCTTCTCGCGGGGCACTCCTATCAGGAATACTTGATTGAAGTCAGCTCGCTGGCCATGGAGGGGTTTAGCGACAATGGCATTGAACCCAGGTATCAGGACCAGACGAGTACCCAGATTACACCGACCAACAGGAGTGCGCTGGCGGAGAAGAATAAATTACAGTCCATCTTTGGGAGGATCAATTATAGTTACGACGGCAAGTACCTGCTTACTGCGACGATGCGTGCAGACGGCTCCTCCAAGTTTGGGGAAAACAACAAATACGGTTATTTCCCGTCGTTTGCCCTGGGGTGGAACATCAGCGAGGAGGATTTTCTCCAGAACTCTCCTTTCGACAATCTGAAATTACGGGCCAGTTGGGGGCAGACGGGTAACCAGGAAATCCCAAGTAAAATTACCCAGTTGAGCTATACGGAGAGTCGTGGCGGTAACAATACGTACCCCCTGAATCCCGATGCCACCAGCCTGGATGACTACCCGTACGGGATTATCTTTACACGCCTGGCCAACCCGGACATTCAGTGGGAAGTCTCTACGCAAACCAACGTAGGCGTCGATTTCGATCTCTTCAACAATCGCCTGCTGGGCACGCTGGATTACTACGATAAGGTATCCGACAACATCTTGCTGGAAGTCGTGCCCAGTGATCCCATCCAGCCGACGTCGACCTACTGGACGAACGTTCCCGACATGGCCATTCGAAATACTGGTCTTGAACTGTCGCTCGAGTATAGAAGCGCCGCTACGAGTGCGTTCCAGTATTCCATCGGAGGGAATGTCTCGACGATCAAGAACAGGGTCGAGAATTCGCCCTACGCCGTGTTGACCACGGGCGCCGCTCAGGGTGCCGGTCAAACCGGCGCCACGATCAATGGATACATCAACGGGGAGCCCATCGGTGCGTTCTACATGCTTGAGTTTTCAGGGATAGGCGCAGACGGGCTGAACCAGTTCGTGGATACCAACAATGATGGGGCGATATTGGAAAATGATCGCGTTGTTGTCGGCAGCGCCCTTCCGAATGTGTTGTATGGGATCCAGATCAGCCTGCTCTATAAAAATGTAGGCCTTCGGGCTAACTTCAATGGGGCATCGGGCCATTCCATCTACAACCATACGGCGATGTCCATTTTCAACAAGGGCAACCTCGCCTCAAGCTTTAATACCACGGAGTTTGCCACGGCGTATCCCGAAGAAGCCATCACGAATTCAAACACCGTGTCTACACGATACCTCGAAGACGGCGCCTATCTCAGGCTCAATAACGTAACGCTCTCGTACAGCTTAAACCCCACACTTCTTGGTATCGATGGCACGTTAAGGGGACTTCAGTTGACGTTAACAGCCCAGAACCCATTTATCATTACCGGTTACTCGGGGTATGATCCTGAGGTTAATACCGGTACGACGCGGGGCGGTGTTCAGACCTTTGGTATCGACCGATTCACCTACCCGACAGCGAGGACCATCCAGCTGGGTGTGAACATGACATTTTAGCACCGTGTGTTAATCTGCTGTGCGTATTTCGTGTCTTCACGGTAGCAAGTAGTGCTAACGGCATCTATGGCCAAAATAGACATTCAATCATGACGCTTCGACATACCATTCTTACAGGCATTCTGATCGTGGCCCTTGCAGGATGCGACTCCCTGAGCGAAGAGGTTCTGGACGAATCTCTCACGGGAGCGGGACAGGCTGAAACGATCAGTGGATCTATTGCCCCGGCGTACGGACAATTAGCCTCGACCTGGCTCCACACGAACTATTTTGGTTTGCAGGAGATCGCTTCGGATGAGGCTATTCTGCCGTATCGCGGTGGAACAGACTGGTTCGACGGCGGAAAATTCATCGCCGTGCACCAGCATTTGATGACGCCTGGCAATGATCTCGTTACCAGTTCGTGGAACGCCATCACGCAGAATCTTTCCAGAACGGTGGCAGCGATCGAGGTGCTGAGAAACCTGTCGGAGTCCGGCGATGCAGAGGCCACAGGGGCTCTCTATGAGATGATTGCACTGCGTGCCTATCTGAACATGCTGATGCTGGATAGTTGGGGGCTCGCTTTTGAGAAGGAAAGGACGGATGAGACCTCTCGTCTGTTGAGGACGCAGGAAGCCATCGACTACATTCAGCGTGAGCTTGAATCGGTAGTCGATGTAATCAACACGAACAGAGGCCCTGGCAGAGTAACACAGGGGGCCGTTTGGGGCCTCCTGGCACGGTTGCATCTCAACGCGGCCGTCTATCGCGATCCGTATGGCACACCGGATTTCAGATCTGAGGATATGGCCAAGGTGGTTGAGTACACAGATAATATTATAAACTCTGGTAGCTACGATCTTTCAAGTGAGTATTTTGATGTGTTCAACGATTCAAACAACGGCAGCTCCGAGTTGATCTTTGCCGTTGACCAGAGGGGTGTGCTGAGCAACGAGCACAACCGGTGGGCATACTGGTCTCTCGCAGGTGATCTGTTCTCAAGGCTCGAGTATCCATCAGCGGATGGGACGGACGGGCCGGCGGCCACCCCGGAATTCTATCAGAAGTGGGTGGATGCCTACGGCAGCGTGGATCCGGCCGAAGCCGACGCGCTGTTCTATAAGCGAGAATTGTTTATACCAGATTCGCTGCAAGATTTGAGCGGCGTATCTCCTGACAATGATGAGAACCATTTCTTCTGCATTAGCGCTGCGGATTTCGAGACAGACAAAGGTATTCTCCGAGGTATCATCTGGGGGCCCCGAAAAGGCCCAGACGGAAACTTCCTCACCTGCGATAGCGGAGGATTCAGGATTTACCCGGTCATCCACACGCGTACAAGAGGGGCGGGTAATACGGAATACGTGAATCACACGTTAAGCATCGACTTCACGAACGAAGGCCGGCTGCATAATACGGGCTATCGTTTCTCCAAGTATCAATGCAGCCGCACCTCCAATAACTGCAACAGTTTCAGCAGCGTCGATCTGGTATTGCTCCGCCTCGGTGAAGTGTACCTGAATCGTGCAGAGGCCAAGCTCAGAAATGGGGACGCGGCCGGCGCCCTGAGCGACGTAAATGCGCTTCGCAGCGCAAGGAATGCACGCCCTGACCAAACGCCCGCCAACCTGTCGTCCATTGATCTCGACATCTTGCTCCGTGAGCGTGGGTTTGAACTGTACTGGGAGGGGCTGAGAAGGACCGATCAGATTCGGTTTGGGACGTATGAAGACGCCTGGACCGAGAAGACGGACAGCGACGTTCGCAAGCGGTTGTTTCCCATCCCGCAAAGCGCCATCGACGGGGCCTCTAATGTGGAAGGCTACCTTGTTCAAAATGATGGCTATTAAGAACATCGGCGAAAATCCGACAGGATTTTCGCGGATGGTTTCAGGTTCAGAAACGGTTGGGATTTTCAAAAATCCTTCTCGGAACGTCATCCTGAACCGCCCTCCGCTTGCGGTGGGCGTGATGAAGGACCTCTCGAACCACCGTGAGACGCTCATGGAAGCCATGCGCGAGTGATTCGGGAGGTCCTTCGACAACCCCGTCGCAAGCGCCGGGGGCTCAGGAAGACAACCCATATTTATTTCTCAACAGTTTCTAACTCCCATACGCTTCTTACGGCCAAAGCGAGAATGCGATGGCCCTGGTTACCTCCGGCTTTTTCTTGATTTTTGGTTGTCGAGGCTCGACCTTGTTGGACCCTACATCCCCCGGTCCATGCCTCACCCGATGTTTAGCCTGCTGCTCTTCCGTCGTCCGGCCGCTGCGTGCGCGGCGCTGCTCGCGGCCGTCCTGGCTTTTGGGGCTGGATGCGCAACGGGGCCGGGCCACGAGGACGACCGGGAAGGCTTTTCGCCCGTTCGCGATGCCGATGAGGAGCGCTCTACGTTCCGGCTCGACGAAGGGCTCCGGATCGAGCTCGTGGCGGCAGAACCCCTCATCGAAGACCCTGTCGTGATCACGTTCGATGCCGCCGGCCGGCTCTGGGTCGTCGAGATGCGCGGCTTCATGCCGCGGATCGCGGAGGCCAGCGATCAGACGCCAACGGGCCGGATCAAGGTGCTGACCGACACCGACGGTGACGGCCAGATGGATCAGGCCGTCGTCTTCATGGACAGCCTCGTGCTCCCGCGCGCGCTGGCGCTCGTGCCGGGCGGTGTACTCGTGGCCGAAAACAAGCCGCTGTGGATGGTCTACGACGACGACGGCGACCTCAAGGCCGATCGCAAGGTGCTGATCGATTCGACGTATGGTGGAAGCGGCCTGCCCGAACACGCCGGCAACGGGCTGTGGCGCGGCATCGACAACTGGTACTACAACGCCAAGTCGCGCATACGGTATCGCCTCGAAGACGGCAGCTGGGTTCGGGATACGACGGAGTTTCGGGGGCAGTGGGGGATCTCCCACGACGATACCGGACGGCTTTTCTACAACTACAACTGGTCGCAGCTGCACACGGACCTCGTCCCGCCCAACGCGCTCAGCCGCAACCCGCATCACGTACCCACGAGCGGGCTCAACGTGGGCGTGGCGCAGGACCGGCGCATCTTTCCCATACGAACGACCCTGGCGGTAAACCGCGGCTACATCCCGGGCGCCCTCGACGAGCGCGGCCGGTTGCTCGAATTTACGTCGGCGTCGGCGCCTCTCATCTACCGGGGCGACGCCTTGCCGGAAGCCTATCGGGGCAATGCCTTTGTCTGCGAGCCGGCGGGCAATCTCATCAAACGAAATATCGTCGAGTACGATGGTCTCAACGTCACGGCCTACTCGGCGACGCCCGAACGCGAATTCCTGGCATCGACCGACGAACGGTTCCGGCCGGTGTTTCTGACGACGGGGCCGGATGGCGCGCTGTATATCGCCGACATGTACCGGGGCATCATCCAGGACGGCGTCTACATGACGCCCTATCTCCGCGAGCAGACGGAACAGCGCCGGCTCGAGGCGCCCATCCATCATGGACGCATCTGGCGCGTCGTGCCCGAGTTCTGGACGCCTCCGGGGCCGCTGGGCCTGGACAGCGCCAGCTCGCGGACGCTCGTTGCCCTGCTTTCCGATCAGGACGGCTGGGTGCGCGACACGGCGCAGCGGCTGCTCGTCGAGCGCGCGGATCCGGATATCGTGCCCTTCCTGGAACGGGTGGCGCTGCGTGAGATCGATCGAAGAGGACGGTTGCACGCGTTGTGGACGCTGGAAGGCCTCGACGCGCTGTCGCGCCCGGTGCTCGAAAAAGCGATCCAGGACCGCGATCCCGACGTCCAGGCCGCGGCGATTCGTCTCTTCGCCGCGCAGGCGTCACGCGACCCGTCGTTGAGCGAGCCGCTTGCCGACGCGCTCACTAGCGGCTGGGCGAAGGCGCCGCCCGTCGTGGCGCTCCAGATGGCCCTGTCGGCCGACGTCCTCGAGGCCGATGCGGCGCTGCCGCTCCTCGCCGGCATCCTCGGCGTCTATCGGGAGGATGCGGTGTTTCGCGACGCGGTCCTCAGCAGCCTCACGGACCGCGAATTCGCGCTGTTGGACCGACTGTGGACCTCCTGGGAGTGGCGCACCTACGCCCCGGGCCGGGCCATCTTGATGGAGATGCTGGCGACGGCCGCTCTTCGTCGCGGCGACCCGGATGAGATCGCCGTGATGATGGGCTGGCTTGGCGACGACGAGTTCGGGTGGCGCCAGGAAGCGCTGCTCGCCGGCCTGACAGTCCCGCTCCCCGCCGGCCCTACGCCACTCCGGTCGGCGCCCGCCGTCCTGGACCGCCTGGCCTCGCTCGGCCCCGGCGTCGCCGGGCGCCTGGCAGCCATCGAGGAGCGCTTCAGCTGGCCCGGGCATACGCCGCCGAGCCCCGAACCTGTTTCGGATGGGGCCAGCCTCGCCATCGATCCTGCCCAGCTCGCCGCCGGTCGACAGCATTTCCTCACCGTCTGCGCCGCCTGCCATGGCAACGACGGCGCGGGCATGCCCTCGCTGGCGCCGCCGCTCGCCGGCTCGGAATGGGTGACGGGCAGCAAGGCCGCGCTCATCCGCATCGTGCTCCACGGCCTCGAAGGACCGGTGGACGTCGCCGGCCGGCGTTACGACGCCCCGGACATCCTGCCCGAAATGCCCTCCTTCGCCACGCTGGACGACGCGGCGATTGCCGCGGTGCTGACGTACCTTCGCACCTCGTGGGGCAACGCGGCTGAACCTGTTTCCACGCGCGACGTGGGGATGACACGCGTCACCTCGCAGGGGCGCGTAACCCCCTGGACCGCCAACGAACTGGGCGATCTGGAAGAACCCGACGCAAACCGACCATGAACCGCAGACACTTTCTGAACAGCACCGCCGCCGCGGTGGCCTATGCCGCGCTTCCCGTGCGTCCCGCGCTGCCCGCTCGCCGCCCCATGGGGGTCACCGTGGCGACCTACGCCGTGCGATGGA from the Rhodothermales bacterium genome contains:
- a CDS encoding NADP-dependent isocitrate dehydrogenase — encoded protein: MHATALNGIETHATAQRTTENPTPIPVTIAYGDGIGPEIMEATLRILEAAGAPLRYDVIEIGQKLYQQGHTSGIAPEAWDIIRRNQVFLKAPITTPSGGGYKSLNVTIRKALNLFANVRPTKSYAPYVASSHPGMNLVIIRENEEDLYAGIEHRQTNEVTQVLKLITRPGSERIVRYAFEYARAYGRRKVTCMTKDNIMKLTDGLFHRVFEEVAAAYPDIESEHQIIDIGAARVAAQPEQFDVIVTLNLYGDILSDIAAQVAGSVGLAGSANVGEHGAMFEAVHGSAPDLAGRGVANPSGLLLGAVQMLVHVGEARRAETIKNAWLATLEAGLHTVDIFRTGLSKREVSTEAFADAVIERLGERPRSLTPVKYRSGGISLASATARPAKKALVGVDVFIDWSEDGRNPDVLGRKLESAAPDGWRLKMVTNRGVKVYPDGLPETFWTDHWRCRFLPAAEGAIDFDAVLTLLAGIHQAGLDVIKTEHLYTFDGERGYSLGQGE
- a CDS encoding kelch repeat-containing protein, encoding MLEPAKRHLIPFLAGLLLWASNSPAGAQPTGSWEAVETQNTPEPRFESAFVEVGGLMYMIGGLGNPPAYTSIYDPKTNTWTQGANVPLIVHHFQAVPHRGKIYVAGAWTDIDRKQVGISHVLVYDPATDAWTQGPEIPAHRRRGGAGAVVVDDHLYLVAGNVGGHGPPAEAKTWLDRLDLATGEWTELPDAPHRRDHFQAAVVDGKIYAAAGRTSDVVGFIDSTVAVVDVYDIARGSWSSLYDAPIPTERAGTPTAAVGKYLIVAGGEGFGKAWSETEALDTETGTWHALDHLNIQRHGTQMFYYDGALWIAGGSSGQGGTGTGRRLVDLEVFRFNE
- a CDS encoding T9SS type A sorting domain-containing protein; its protein translation is MCTASGVEPAGVRRAVWKHAVPAGVYIVRLVTGGAARVQTIVKVE
- a CDS encoding TonB-dependent receptor gives rise to the protein MRRIRTVVIADMRLLWFVFAFLLCAGSVQAQTVRGVVTDDMTDLPLPGVNIIVKGTNIGTASGGDGEFQIAAPSLNDTLLFSFVGYQTLSVPLNGRQTIEARLIPMAIETDELVVVAYGVQRKSDITGSIASATAEDFNQGVVVNPGQLLQGVVAGVNVTNASGEPGASQDIIIRGIGSLRSGTTPLYVLDGFVLDNSSIGVANNPLNFINPADIKSIEVLKDASATALYGARAANGVVVITTKEGQSGDTRINLSSSVGWSSMTNTIDVFSASEFRSRVQNVGGQLNDFGANTDWQDELTQTALSSDINFSMSGAASDRFNYYASLGLQNQEGILKESNLDRYSARLNMSQSALNGRLHVDYHINAIHSGNLRPDNTAMVVDMLQLNPTIPVYSDGVPTLLDEILNPVVRYDLYLDESLNNRIVANVAPTLEIVDGLRYRLNFGRDYSATDRAVQVSPYSLLEGFETGTLTEFNYKNTNTLVENTLTYALDSKAHSLNLLAGHSYQEYLIEVSSLAMEGFSDNGIEPRYQDQTSTQITPTNRSALAEKNKLQSIFGRINYSYDGKYLLTATMRADGSSKFGENNKYGYFPSFALGWNISEEDFLQNSPFDNLKLRASWGQTGNQEIPSKITQLSYTESRGGNNTYPLNPDATSLDDYPYGIIFTRLANPDIQWEVSTQTNVGVDFDLFNNRLLGTLDYYDKVSDNILLEVVPSDPIQPTSTYWTNVPDMAIRNTGLELSLEYRSAATSAFQYSIGGNVSTIKNRVENSPYAVLTTGAAQGAGQTGATINGYINGEPIGAFYMLEFSGIGADGLNQFVDTNNDGAILENDRVVVGSALPNVLYGIQISLLYKNVGLRANFNGASGHSIYNHTAMSIFNKGNLASSFNTTEFATAYPEEAITNSNTVSTRYLEDGAYLRLNNVTLSYSLNPTLLGIDGTLRGLQLTLTAQNPFIITGYSGYDPEVNTGTTRGGVQTFGIDRFTYPTARTIQLGVNMTF
- a CDS encoding RagB/SusD family nutrient uptake outer membrane protein, with protein sequence MTLRHTILTGILIVALAGCDSLSEEVLDESLTGAGQAETISGSIAPAYGQLASTWLHTNYFGLQEIASDEAILPYRGGTDWFDGGKFIAVHQHLMTPGNDLVTSSWNAITQNLSRTVAAIEVLRNLSESGDAEATGALYEMIALRAYLNMLMLDSWGLAFEKERTDETSRLLRTQEAIDYIQRELESVVDVINTNRGPGRVTQGAVWGLLARLHLNAAVYRDPYGTPDFRSEDMAKVVEYTDNIINSGSYDLSSEYFDVFNDSNNGSSELIFAVDQRGVLSNEHNRWAYWSLAGDLFSRLEYPSADGTDGPAATPEFYQKWVDAYGSVDPAEADALFYKRELFIPDSLQDLSGVSPDNDENHFFCISAADFETDKGILRGIIWGPRKGPDGNFLTCDSGGFRIYPVIHTRTRGAGNTEYVNHTLSIDFTNEGRLHNTGYRFSKYQCSRTSNNCNSFSSVDLVLLRLGEVYLNRAEAKLRNGDAAGALSDVNALRSARNARPDQTPANLSSIDLDILLRERGFELYWEGLRRTDQIRFGTYEDAWTEKTDSDVRKRLFPIPQSAIDGASNVEGYLVQNDGY